A stretch of the Pseudomonadota bacterium genome encodes the following:
- a CDS encoding di-heme oxidoredictase family protein: MPAAILESRAKLDFWVGFAFFRDPWVSAPSSTTARDGLGPLFNAHSCIACHVVGGRGDSPRADAATPAVILKVGAVGDATGNPHPYYGHQLQTRGTANSARPEMAGEAQLRINYEPRKYVLRDGSELALAAPQYRLAPPTDRSLPTGGDAYSPRIAPPLFGLGLLEAIPTARLRELADPNDANGDGISGRIRWLSAAPGDAPQVGRFGWKSTHASVAQQTATAFAEDMGITSALFASEPCAAMGQLPCEGPSAGDDPHEGVEITAGLFDRVVHFVSHLAPPAPPPPAADVVRGEGVFARLGCDGCHTPSHLVATATHWSGLRALETIWPYTDLLLHDMGPGLASDLPEEGAAGAEWRTPALWGLGANLAANPDAGLLHDGRARTVPEAIAWHGGEGEQAAQAFLSLNRYERDALVAFIKAL; this comes from the coding sequence GTGCCGGCCGCCATCCTCGAGTCCCGGGCCAAGCTGGACTTTTGGGTTGGCTTCGCGTTCTTTCGCGATCCCTGGGTGAGCGCTCCATCGTCCACCACGGCGCGCGATGGACTCGGCCCCCTGTTCAATGCGCATTCCTGTATCGCTTGCCATGTGGTGGGAGGGCGGGGGGATTCCCCACGTGCCGATGCGGCGACGCCCGCCGTCATCCTCAAGGTCGGTGCCGTCGGGGATGCTACCGGCAACCCGCATCCGTACTACGGTCATCAGTTGCAGACGCGGGGCACGGCGAACAGTGCGCGCCCGGAGATGGCCGGTGAGGCGCAGTTGCGAATCAATTACGAGCCACGCAAGTACGTGCTGCGCGATGGTTCCGAACTTGCTCTGGCCGCACCGCAATACCGCCTGGCGCCGCCGACCGACCGTTCTCTGCCCACCGGGGGCGATGCGTATTCGCCGCGGATCGCGCCACCCCTCTTCGGTTTAGGCTTGCTGGAGGCCATCCCGACCGCTCGCCTGCGCGAGCTTGCAGATCCCAACGACGCCAATGGGGACGGGATTTCCGGTCGTATCCGCTGGCTCTCCGCTGCACCTGGCGACGCACCACAGGTGGGGCGCTTCGGTTGGAAGTCGACACACGCCAGTGTCGCCCAACAGACCGCCACGGCCTTTGCCGAAGACATGGGCATCACGTCTGCGCTGTTCGCATCGGAGCCCTGCGCTGCGATGGGGCAGCTTCCCTGCGAGGGCCCTTCGGCCGGCGACGATCCGCATGAGGGCGTCGAGATTACGGCGGGTTTGTTCGACCGCGTGGTGCACTTCGTCTCGCACCTTGCGCCGCCTGCCCCGCCGCCGCCGGCTGCCGATGTGGTGCGAGGAGAGGGGGTGTTTGCCCGCCTTGGCTGCGATGGCTGCCACACGCCCTCGCACCTGGTTGCTACTGCCACCCACTGGTCTGGCCTTCGCGCCTTGGAGACGATCTGGCCCTACACGGATCTGCTCCTGCACGACATGGGCCCCGGTCTGGCGAGCGACCTGCCGGAAGAGGGTGCTGCGGGTGCCGAATGGCGCACGCCCGCCCTCTGGGGCCTCGGCGCGAACCTCGCGGCTAATCCGGATGCGGGGCTGCTCCACGACGGCCGCGCACGCACCGTGCCGGAGGCCATCGCCTGGCACGGTGGTGAGGGCGAACAGGCTGCCCAAGCGTTTCTTTCACTAAATCGGTATGAGCGCGACGCCCTCGTAGCGTTCATCAAGGCCCTTTAA